One region of Deltaproteobacteria bacterium genomic DNA includes:
- a CDS encoding glycosyltransferase yields the protein MHPIAPLDGAIEPETPPWEIIVVPRRVGARAGTHEERPRVAGKFLFVGSEKLYVRGVTYGAFRPDEKGNEYHDLKQIECDFAQMASVGINTVRIPHTTPPRALLDAALRHGLRVMVGLSAEQYVGFLIDRKGAPDIAALIRARVRGCAGHPALLCYALGNEIPASLVRWLGPRRIARYLERLYRIVKEEDPDGLVTYVNYPTTEYLELPFLDLLCFNVYLESHDQLDAYLARLQNLVGDRPLILSEIGLDSLRNGEDAQARSLDDQIRTAFAGGCAGVFVFAWTDEWHRGGADVDDWAFGLTSGDRRPKPAVAAVREAFAEVPFPSGLRWPRISVVVCTYNGRRTIRECLEGLRRIEYPDYEVIVVDDGSTDGTATIVGEYPVRLIRAQHRGLSNARNTGLAAATGDIVAYIDDDAYPDPHWLTYLAAAFLRTPHAGVGGPNIPPPGDGRIAECVANAPGNPVHVLLSDREAEHIPGCNMAFRKTCLEAIGGFDPQFRTAGDDVDVCWRLQRLGWTLGFHPAAMVWHHCRNSVRAYWRQQVGYGRAEALLERKWPEKYNGTGHVTWAGRIYGKGLQESLRWRRGRIYHGVWGTAPFQRMYERRPSALGSLLLMPELCVSIPVLGLLAGLGPLWTPPWLVLAVLALATSVSVTQAALSAAHATFSGAPPSRLARCKRRARTAALNLIQPLARLFGRLGNGFHPCLGDGAQWSSPRPRSWAIWRERGVAPERILQSTGAVLRSLGGPVRRGGEFDRWDLEIRAGLLGVARLLMACEDHGAGRQLVRFRAWPGLSLTGLGVVVISAGLSLGATLDGAWTGGVVLGLAALLVTLRGVFECGAAIGAVARAIERAGRQES from the coding sequence ATGCACCCGATAGCGCCCCTGGATGGGGCGATCGAACCAGAGACCCCCCCGTGGGAAATAATCGTCGTTCCGAGGCGGGTCGGCGCCCGTGCAGGCACTCACGAAGAGCGGCCGCGCGTGGCGGGCAAGTTCCTCTTCGTGGGCAGCGAGAAGCTCTACGTGCGCGGTGTCACGTACGGCGCCTTTCGTCCGGACGAGAAAGGGAACGAGTATCACGATCTAAAGCAGATCGAATGCGACTTCGCTCAGATGGCGTCCGTCGGAATCAACACCGTCCGCATCCCCCACACGACGCCGCCCCGCGCGCTGCTCGACGCCGCGCTGCGCCACGGCCTGAGGGTCATGGTGGGGCTGTCGGCCGAGCAGTACGTGGGCTTCCTCATCGACCGGAAAGGCGCCCCGGACATCGCAGCGCTGATCCGGGCGCGGGTCCGAGGCTGCGCCGGCCATCCGGCCCTCTTGTGTTACGCCCTGGGGAACGAGATCCCGGCGTCCCTCGTACGTTGGCTCGGCCCGCGGCGCATCGCGCGGTACCTGGAGAGACTGTACCGGATCGTCAAGGAGGAGGATCCCGACGGCCTCGTCACGTACGTCAACTACCCGACCACGGAGTACCTCGAGCTGCCGTTCCTCGACCTCCTCTGCTTCAACGTCTACCTCGAGTCGCATGACCAGCTCGACGCCTACCTGGCGCGACTGCAGAACCTCGTCGGCGATCGTCCGCTCATCCTGAGCGAGATCGGGCTGGACAGCCTCCGCAACGGCGAGGATGCCCAGGCGCGCTCGCTCGACGACCAGATTCGCACCGCCTTCGCGGGGGGCTGCGCCGGGGTCTTCGTCTTCGCGTGGACCGACGAGTGGCATCGGGGCGGCGCCGACGTCGACGACTGGGCCTTCGGCCTCACGAGCGGGGACCGGCGGCCGAAGCCGGCGGTCGCCGCCGTGCGGGAAGCGTTCGCGGAGGTGCCCTTCCCGTCCGGACTTCGCTGGCCCCGCATCTCCGTCGTGGTCTGTACGTACAACGGCCGTCGCACGATCCGCGAATGCCTCGAAGGTCTGCGCAGGATCGAGTACCCGGACTACGAAGTGATCGTCGTGGACGACGGGTCGACGGACGGCACGGCGACGATCGTGGGAGAGTATCCGGTCCGCCTGATCCGCGCGCAGCACAGGGGGCTGAGCAACGCGCGGAACACGGGCCTCGCCGCGGCGACGGGCGACATCGTGGCGTACATAGACGATGACGCCTATCCCGACCCGCACTGGCTCACCTACCTCGCCGCGGCCTTCCTGCGCACGCCGCATGCCGGGGTGGGCGGTCCCAACATCCCGCCGCCCGGCGACGGACGCATCGCGGAGTGCGTCGCGAACGCACCGGGCAACCCGGTCCACGTCCTCCTCTCCGACCGCGAAGCGGAGCACATCCCCGGCTGCAACATGGCATTCCGGAAGACCTGCCTCGAAGCCATCGGCGGGTTCGATCCCCAGTTCCGCACCGCAGGCGATGACGTGGACGTGTGCTGGCGACTTCAGCGGCTGGGGTGGACGCTGGGCTTCCACCCCGCGGCCATGGTCTGGCACCACTGCCGCAACTCGGTGCGCGCGTACTGGAGGCAGCAGGTCGGCTACGGCAGGGCGGAGGCGCTGCTCGAGCGAAAATGGCCCGAGAAATACAACGGCACGGGCCACGTGACCTGGGCCGGGAGGATCTACGGGAAGGGCCTGCAGGAATCGCTGCGGTGGCGACGGGGACGGATCTATCACGGCGTCTGGGGAACGGCACCGTTTCAGCGCATGTACGAGCGCCGACCCAGTGCGCTCGGCAGCCTGCTCCTCATGCCCGAATTGTGCGTGAGTATCCCGGTCCTCGGTCTCCTGGCCGGGCTGGGACCCCTCTGGACCCCTCCATGGCTCGTCCTCGCCGTACTCGCCCTCGCAACCTCGGTGTCCGTGACCCAAGCCGCGCTGAGCGCAGCGCATGCAACGTTCTCCGGCGCGCCCCCGTCGCGCCTCGCCCGCTGCAAGCGGCGCGCTCGGACCGCCGCGCTCAACTTGATCCAGCCCCTGGCGCGCCTCTTTGGCCGGTTGGGAAACGGCTTTCACCCGTGCCTGGGTGACGGCGCCCAATGGTCGTCTCCCCGGCCGCGGTCGTGGGCGATCTGGCGGGAGCGTGGAGTGGCTCCCGAGCGGATCTTGCAGTCCACCGGCGCGGTCCTCCGATCGCTCGGTGGCCCGGTTCGCCGCGGCGGTGAATTCGACCGCTGGGACCTCGAGATCCGGGCCGGTCTCCTCGGCGTGGCCCGCTTGCTGATGGCGTGCGAGGACCACGGCGCCGGCCGACAACTCGTGCGTTTCCGGGCCTGGCCCGGGTTGTCGCTCACGGGGCTCGGGGTCGTCGTGATCTCCGCCGGCCTCTCTCTGGGAGCGACCCTCGACGGGGCATGGACGGGCGGAGTGGTCCTCGGCCTCGCCGCGTTGCTGGTCACGCTGCGGGGCGTCTTCGAGTGCGGTGCAGCCATCGGCGCCGTCGCCCGCGCGATCGAGCGAGCGGGAAGGCAGGAATCGTGA
- a CDS encoding ABC transporter ATP-binding protein, with protein MGSAALYRRLLRQARPYWLHLAGVFGLGLLASPVALLNPVPVKIVVDSVLGGHPLPAFLRPLFPVAGQSPAAILLFAIALLVAVATIGQVQALAGTLLRSWVGERLVLEFRARLVEQVQRLSVSYHDSRGTADALHRIQQDAPAIQYVTVEGVIPALAAAVTLVTMLAVTAHLDRQLALVALAISPPLFFLSRFYRPRMRSQSRHAKKLESAAAAIVQEMLGALRVVKAFGQETRETDRFVSRSREGMAARMSLTLLQGRYGLFVGLVTALGTAAVLVIGVRHVRSGALTLGQLLIVMGYVGQLYEPLKTIGRKASALQSYLASAERAFALLDERPDVPERPHARPLVRAAGAVAFRQVCFAYDGEHPVLRDVTFEVEASTRVAIVGATGAGKTTLVSLLTRFYDPTAGTILLDGVDLRDYRLADLRKQFAIVLQEPVLFSSSIAENIAYGRPAASDLDIARAAEAAGAHDFIVRLPRGYATPVGERGMQLSGGERQRIALARAFLKDAPLLILDEPTSAVDVKTEAAILEAMGRLMRGRTAFLITHRTSALSMCDVELQLERGCLAEATPSLAWQAR; from the coding sequence ATGGGCAGCGCCGCCCTGTACCGGCGGCTTCTGCGGCAGGCGCGCCCGTACTGGCTCCACTTGGCGGGCGTCTTCGGGCTCGGGCTGCTCGCGAGCCCCGTGGCGCTCCTCAATCCAGTGCCGGTCAAGATCGTGGTGGATTCGGTCCTCGGCGGGCACCCGCTGCCCGCGTTCCTGCGGCCGTTGTTCCCGGTGGCCGGGCAGTCCCCCGCCGCGATCCTGCTGTTCGCGATCGCCCTGCTCGTGGCCGTCGCGACGATAGGCCAGGTGCAGGCGCTCGCTGGCACGCTGCTGCGCTCCTGGGTCGGGGAGCGGCTGGTCCTCGAATTCCGCGCCCGCCTCGTGGAGCAGGTCCAACGCCTGTCCGTCTCGTATCACGACTCGCGGGGAACCGCCGACGCCCTCCACCGCATCCAGCAGGACGCGCCCGCGATCCAATACGTCACGGTTGAAGGCGTGATTCCGGCGCTCGCGGCGGCGGTCACGCTCGTGACGATGCTCGCCGTCACCGCCCATCTCGACCGGCAGCTCGCGCTCGTGGCGCTGGCCATCTCGCCGCCCCTCTTCTTCCTGTCGCGCTTCTATCGCCCGCGCATGCGCAGCCAGTCGCGGCACGCGAAGAAGCTCGAGAGCGCGGCGGCCGCCATCGTGCAGGAGATGCTCGGGGCGCTGCGCGTGGTCAAGGCGTTCGGGCAGGAGACGCGCGAGACCGACCGGTTCGTCAGCCGCTCGCGCGAGGGGATGGCGGCGCGCATGAGCCTCACGCTGCTCCAGGGCCGCTATGGCCTGTTCGTGGGGCTCGTCACGGCGCTCGGTACCGCCGCCGTCCTGGTCATCGGCGTCCGCCACGTCCGCTCCGGCGCCCTCACGCTGGGACAGCTGCTGATCGTGATGGGGTACGTGGGGCAGCTCTACGAACCCTTGAAGACGATCGGCCGAAAGGCGTCGGCGCTCCAGTCCTACCTCGCGAGCGCCGAGCGGGCCTTCGCGCTCCTAGACGAGCGGCCCGACGTCCCCGAGCGACCCCACGCTCGTCCTCTGGTGCGCGCCGCCGGCGCGGTGGCATTCCGGCAGGTCTGCTTCGCCTACGACGGCGAGCACCCGGTACTGCGCGACGTCACCTTCGAGGTGGAGGCGAGCACGCGGGTTGCGATCGTGGGGGCGACGGGCGCCGGGAAGACGACGCTCGTGAGCCTCCTCACCCGATTCTACGACCCGACGGCCGGCACCATCCTCCTCGACGGCGTCGACCTGCGGGACTACCGCCTCGCCGACCTGCGCAAACAGTTCGCCATCGTGCTCCAGGAGCCCGTGCTGTTCTCGAGCAGCATCGCGGAGAACATCGCCTACGGGCGCCCGGCGGCGAGCGACCTCGACATCGCGCGGGCCGCGGAGGCAGCGGGCGCGCACGACTTCATCGTCCGCCTGCCGCGGGGCTACGCGACGCCGGTCGGGGAGCGCGGGATGCAGCTCTCCGGCGGCGAGCGCCAGCGCATCGCGCTTGCGCGCGCGTTCCTCAAGGACGCGCCCCTCCTGATCCTCGACGAGCCCACGAGCGCGGTCGACGTGAAGACCGAAGCCGCGATCCTCGAGGCCATGGGTCGCCTGATGCGCGGCCGCACGGCGTTCCTGATCACCCACCGGACGAGCGCGCTCTCGATGTGCGACGTGGAGCTGCAATTGGAGCGGGGCTGCCTCGCGGAGGCGACGCCGTCCCTGGCATGGCAGGCCCGCTGA
- a CDS encoding DUF1679 domain-containing protein, with the protein MAGPLSRQSSDDRITSLMAETLEEGLSRLRGRPVRIRAMRREFSSSSSSFRTERLRLSLDGDEPLRVFFKDLNPDHQMEKARTVREFDLEHGRRELRMYLSLLSPEHFGTLHLYAFRWEPDHGRFWIFLEDAGRTVLHNTLDLPHWTATARWAARFHAATRDLPEAQTSFLPRYDRAHYRGCVERVEKILPSLDAPERELVGRGLDCYVERIAWLEALPRSVIHGQFFGKNVMLREGSTARRIVVIDWETAALGPGTFDLVSLTSGKWTAAQRHAMWTAYFEQYQAETGQRMGWEDFRRQLAGVALYQSLEWLAWWGHHRSLSRHFANFKRELGTVLDEHFAPGIKATTGVG; encoded by the coding sequence ATGGCAGGCCCGCTGAGCCGGCAGTCGAGCGACGACCGGATCACCTCGCTGATGGCGGAGACCCTCGAGGAGGGGCTGTCCCGCCTCCGAGGGCGACCCGTCCGGATTCGCGCGATGCGCCGGGAGTTCTCGTCGTCGAGCTCGAGTTTCCGTACCGAGCGCTTGCGCCTCTCGCTCGACGGCGACGAGCCGCTTCGCGTCTTCTTCAAGGACTTGAACCCGGACCATCAGATGGAGAAGGCGCGGACGGTGCGCGAGTTCGATCTCGAGCACGGCCGCCGCGAACTCCGGATGTATCTATCGCTCCTTTCCCCGGAGCACTTCGGGACGCTCCACCTCTACGCGTTCCGGTGGGAGCCCGATCACGGGCGATTCTGGATCTTTCTCGAAGATGCTGGTCGGACGGTACTGCACAACACGCTCGACCTGCCCCACTGGACGGCGACCGCCCGCTGGGCCGCCCGCTTTCACGCGGCGACCCGCGACCTGCCGGAGGCCCAGACGAGCTTTCTCCCCCGGTATGACCGGGCGCATTACCGTGGGTGTGTCGAGCGCGTCGAGAAGATCCTGCCCAGTCTCGACGCCCCGGAACGCGAGCTCGTCGGGCGCGGGCTCGACTGCTATGTCGAACGCATCGCCTGGCTCGAGGCGCTGCCGCGGTCCGTGATCCACGGCCAGTTCTTCGGAAAGAACGTCATGCTGCGAGAAGGCAGCACGGCCAGGCGAATCGTCGTGATCGACTGGGAAACGGCGGCGCTGGGTCCGGGCACGTTCGATCTCGTGAGCCTCACTTCGGGCAAATGGACCGCGGCGCAGCGGCACGCCATGTGGACCGCATACTTCGAGCAGTACCAGGCTGAGACCGGGCAGCGCATGGGCTGGGAGGATTTTCGTCGGCAGCTGGCCGGCGTGGCCCTCTACCAGTCCCTGGAGTGGCTCGCCTGGTGGGGGCACCACCGCAGCCTGTCTCGACACTTTGCCAACTTCAAGCGAGAGCTCGGAACGGTCTTGGATGAACATTTCGCCCCGGGCATCAAGGCCACGACGGGGGTGGGATGA
- a CDS encoding TIGR00725 family protein produces the protein MRGSRRLQIAVAGGGVCGPRTAALARAVGREIARAGAVLVCGGLGGVMEAAARGATEAGGTVIGILPGYEHGAGNRYLTVALPTGLGHARNVLVAAAGDALIALPGQHGTLAEVALARVLGRPAVALGRCDVRGVVAARTPGEAVRRALALGRRARRLSD, from the coding sequence GTGAGGGGCAGCCGTCGCCTCCAGATCGCCGTCGCGGGCGGCGGCGTGTGCGGCCCGCGCACCGCGGCGCTCGCGCGTGCGGTCGGGCGCGAGATCGCGCGCGCCGGCGCCGTCCTCGTCTGCGGCGGGCTGGGCGGCGTCATGGAGGCCGCGGCGCGCGGCGCGACGGAGGCGGGCGGCACGGTGATCGGCATCCTGCCCGGCTACGAGCACGGCGCCGGCAACCGCTACCTGACCGTCGCCCTGCCCACCGGCCTCGGACACGCGCGCAACGTGCTCGTCGCGGCCGCGGGCGATGCCCTCATCGCGCTCCCCGGCCAGCACGGCACGCTTGCCGAGGTCGCGCTGGCGCGCGTGCTGGGGCGGCCGGCGGTCGCGCTCGGGCGGTGCGACGTGCGCGGCGTCGTCGCCGCGCGCACGCCGGGCGAGGCCGTGCGGCGCGCGCTCGCGCTCGGGCGGCGGGCCAGGAGGCTGTCCGACTAG
- a CDS encoding HAD family hydrolase gives MAAPYRGVLFDLFGTLVTVDTGRLPELELDGVRHRTKMGALAPALAAWVPGVSLADFARALRAVSDELARARAVDHTEVPSRERFRRALARVGCADGVLAEAAADLSRAHMALVAAATVLPPAHGELLAALRPRYRLGVVTNFDDTATAYDILLRHGIAPWLDTVVISEALGLRKPHPAMARAGLRGLGLGAGETLLVGDTWGEDVAGARAAGLDAAWIDAHGHGVPAGAAPPRYLLRALPELAALL, from the coding sequence ATGGCGGCGCCCTACCGCGGCGTCCTCTTCGACCTCTTCGGCACGCTCGTCACCGTCGATACCGGGCGGCTCCCCGAACTCGAGCTCGACGGCGTACGCCACCGCACCAAGATGGGCGCGCTCGCGCCGGCGCTCGCCGCGTGGGTGCCGGGCGTGTCGCTCGCGGATTTCGCGCGCGCGCTCCGCGCGGTGAGCGACGAGCTGGCGCGAGCGCGCGCCGTCGATCACACGGAGGTGCCCTCGCGCGAGCGCTTCCGGCGCGCGCTCGCGCGCGTCGGCTGCGCCGACGGCGTGCTGGCCGAGGCGGCCGCCGACCTCTCGCGCGCGCACATGGCGCTGGTCGCCGCCGCGACGGTGCTCCCGCCGGCGCACGGCGAGCTGCTCGCGGCGCTCCGCCCGCGCTACCGGCTCGGCGTGGTGACCAACTTCGACGACACCGCGACGGCCTACGACATCCTCCTACGGCACGGCATCGCGCCCTGGCTCGACACGGTGGTGATCTCGGAAGCCCTCGGGCTCCGCAAGCCGCATCCGGCCATGGCGCGCGCCGGGCTGCGCGGGCTCGGGCTCGGGGCGGGAGAGACTCTGCTGGTCGGCGACACGTGGGGCGAGGACGTCGCCGGCGCGCGCGCGGCCGGGCTCGACGCGGCGTGGATCGACGCCCACGGACACGGCGTTCCTGCCGGCGCCGCGCCGCCCCGCTACCTGCTGCGCGCGCTGCCGGAGCTGGCGGCGCTCCTGTGA
- a CDS encoding DUF4149 domain-containing protein, with the protein MIGLVRFLYLLALALWVGEVACFSFVVAPAVFGVLGEARAGDVVGAIFPRYYGLGTAAGAGALACGVVLARRATAGAWWTGAVVALALGLAATLWAGRVVHPRAQRLRVALHARGEAPSADPAFRRAHRAAVALNGVALLAGLVGLSAAALRQ; encoded by the coding sequence GTGATCGGGCTGGTCCGCTTTCTCTACCTCCTCGCCCTGGCGCTCTGGGTGGGCGAGGTCGCGTGCTTCTCCTTCGTGGTGGCGCCCGCCGTCTTCGGCGTCCTCGGCGAGGCGCGAGCGGGCGACGTGGTCGGGGCCATCTTTCCCCGCTACTACGGGCTCGGCACGGCCGCGGGCGCGGGCGCGCTCGCCTGCGGCGTCGTGCTGGCGCGCCGGGCGACGGCCGGGGCCTGGTGGACGGGGGCCGTGGTCGCGCTGGCACTCGGGCTCGCGGCCACCCTGTGGGCGGGCCGGGTGGTGCACCCCCGCGCCCAGCGCCTGCGGGTCGCCCTCCACGCCCGCGGCGAGGCGCCCTCGGCCGACCCGGCGTTTCGGCGCGCGCACCGCGCCGCCGTCGCGCTGAACGGCGTCGCCCTGCTGGCCGGCCTGGTCGGGCTCTCCGCGGCCGCGCTCCGGCAGTGA
- a CDS encoding DUF2203 family protein: protein MSSGTMAEGKITTPRSGRMGSSAGTVTPLVSSSKPKKRWPPSGFKPGDSRLGSSSAMPRPPPRSRDAGRRAPALGRPLPCTRSCKTRVESNAGGPDAQEDPRAREARAASTLRSEAGSIALRVRATKTFRLEEANAIVPRLHILMERLQRGALQLHEEMNGLARETGVTLAALAPEELLRRRPAARALVEELDGIVEEIEASGAHLKDVQLGLVDFPAELEGEIVYLCWQFGEPEVAFWHRIDDGFAGRQPLPGPARPRYLQ from the coding sequence ATGAGCAGCGGCACGATGGCCGAGGGGAAGATCACCACCCCGCGCAGCGGCAGGATGGGCAGCTCGGCCGGCACCGTGACGCCGCTCGTGTCCTCGTCGAAGCCGAAGAAGCGCTGGCCCCCTTCGGGGTTCAAGCCCGGGGACTCGCGGCTCGGATCGTCCTCCGCCATGCCTAGACCTCCACCCCGATCTCGAGACGCGGGGCGACGCGCCCCGGCTCTTGGTAGACCACTCCCATGTACGCGCTCGTGCAAAACGCGGGTCGAATCTAACGCAGGGGGTCCGGACGCACAAGAGGATCCACGTGCACGGGAGGCACGCGCCGCCTCGACACTCCGGAGCGAAGCCGGTAGCATCGCCCTTCGCGTGAGAGCGACGAAGACGTTCCGCCTCGAGGAAGCGAACGCGATCGTGCCGCGTCTGCACATCCTGATGGAGCGCTTGCAGCGTGGCGCGCTCCAGCTGCACGAGGAGATGAACGGTCTCGCGCGCGAGACGGGCGTGACGCTCGCGGCGCTCGCGCCGGAGGAGCTCTTGCGGCGACGGCCTGCGGCGCGCGCCCTGGTGGAGGAGCTCGACGGGATCGTCGAGGAGATCGAGGCGAGCGGCGCGCACCTGAAGGACGTGCAGCTCGGCCTGGTCGACTTCCCCGCGGAGCTGGAGGGCGAGATCGTCTACCTCTGCTGGCAGTTCGGGGAGCCCGAGGTCGCCTTCTGGCACCGGATCGATGACGGCTTCGCGGGGCGGCAGCCGCTGCCCGGCCCGGCGCGTCCGCGCTACCTCCAGTGA
- the lon gene encoding endopeptidase La, whose product MAEDDPSRESPGLNPEGGQRFFGFDEDTSGVTVPAELPILPLRGVVIFPSAIVPLLISRGASLKLVEDCLAADRMLGLAEQKNPEEETPAPEGLYARGTAGRILKMLKYPDQSVRILVQGLRRIEIAAYTQREPYFRARVRHLQDRFEPSKDLDAVQAHMVNQFAKFVSMIPYLPDELQVVVMNIKDPGKVTDLIASNLNISLEEKQDLLSTLDVRARLEKLSTILNREIELLELGHKIQSQVQSELNKNQKEFYLRQQMKAIQKELGEGDGKTAEVEELRRRVEEARMPPEALKAAEHELERLRMIPPESAEHSVVRTYLEWLVSLPWSVSTEDNLDLRHARQVLDEDHFDLEKIKDRILEYLAVRQLRKDPKSPILCFVGPPGVGKTSLGRSIARAMGRKFVRLSLGGIRDEAEIRGHRRTYVGALPGRVIQNIKNAGSNNPLFMLDEIDKLGMDFRGDPASALLEVLDPEQNNTFQDHYLDVPFDLQRVMFVTTANVLDPIPPALRDRMEVIELAGYTEEEKLEIARRHLIPKQLAENGLREENLRFGDDALVHIIRAHTREAGLRNLEREIGRVCRKVARGITEGRTEPVVCTAEKVREYLGPDKFFSEVAERTEEPGVAVGLAWTPNGGDILFIESTRMSGRKNLTLTGHLGEVMKESAQAALSYVRARANRLGIAPDFFENTDIHIHVPHGAIPKDGPSAGVTIVTSLASLLTGRHVRPNVAMTGEITLRGKVEPVGGVKEKVLAAKRAGIETVILPRRNEKDLEDVPEPVRRAMRFVFVDRVEEVLDHALEPAQGEREQRAATA is encoded by the coding sequence ATGGCGGAGGACGATCCGAGCCGCGAGTCCCCGGGCTTGAACCCCGAAGGGGGCCAGCGCTTCTTCGGCTTCGACGAGGACACGAGCGGCGTCACGGTGCCGGCCGAGCTGCCCATCCTGCCGCTGCGCGGGGTGGTGATCTTCCCCTCGGCCATCGTGCCGCTGCTCATCTCGCGCGGCGCCTCGCTCAAGCTGGTCGAGGACTGCCTCGCCGCCGATCGCATGCTCGGCCTCGCGGAGCAGAAGAACCCCGAGGAGGAGACGCCCGCGCCCGAGGGCCTCTACGCGCGCGGGACCGCCGGCCGCATCCTCAAGATGCTCAAGTACCCCGACCAGAGCGTGCGCATCCTGGTGCAGGGCCTCCGCCGCATCGAGATCGCCGCCTACACGCAGCGCGAGCCGTACTTCCGCGCCCGCGTCCGCCACCTGCAGGACCGCTTCGAGCCCTCCAAGGACCTGGATGCCGTCCAGGCCCACATGGTGAACCAGTTCGCCAAGTTCGTCTCCATGATCCCCTACCTGCCCGACGAGCTGCAGGTGGTGGTGATGAACATCAAGGACCCGGGCAAGGTGACCGACCTGATCGCCTCCAACCTGAACATCTCGCTCGAGGAGAAGCAGGACCTGCTCTCCACGCTCGACGTGCGGGCGCGGCTCGAGAAACTCTCCACCATCCTGAACCGCGAGATCGAGCTGCTCGAGCTGGGGCACAAGATCCAGTCGCAGGTCCAGTCCGAGCTCAACAAGAACCAGAAGGAGTTCTACCTCCGCCAGCAGATGAAGGCGATCCAGAAGGAACTCGGCGAGGGTGACGGCAAGACGGCCGAGGTCGAGGAGCTGCGCCGGCGCGTCGAGGAGGCGAGGATGCCGCCCGAGGCGCTCAAGGCCGCCGAGCACGAGCTCGAGCGGCTGCGCATGATCCCGCCCGAGTCGGCCGAACACTCGGTGGTGCGCACCTACCTCGAGTGGCTGGTGTCGCTGCCCTGGTCGGTCTCGACCGAGGACAACCTGGACCTCCGCCACGCGCGCCAGGTCCTCGACGAGGACCACTTCGACCTCGAGAAGATCAAGGACCGCATCCTCGAGTACCTGGCCGTGCGCCAGCTGCGCAAAGACCCGAAGAGCCCCATCCTCTGCTTCGTCGGCCCGCCCGGCGTGGGCAAGACCTCGCTCGGCAGATCGATCGCGCGCGCCATGGGCCGCAAGTTCGTGCGCCTGTCGCTGGGCGGCATCCGCGACGAGGCGGAGATCCGCGGCCACCGCCGGACGTACGTCGGCGCGCTCCCCGGCCGCGTCATCCAGAACATAAAGAACGCGGGCTCCAACAACCCCCTCTTCATGCTCGACGAGATCGACAAGCTCGGCATGGACTTCCGCGGCGACCCCGCCTCGGCGCTGCTCGAGGTGCTCGATCCCGAGCAGAACAACACCTTCCAGGACCATTACCTCGACGTCCCCTTCGACCTGCAGCGGGTCATGTTCGTCACCACCGCCAACGTGCTCGACCCGATCCCGCCCGCGCTCCGCGATCGCATGGAGGTGATCGAGCTGGCCGGCTACACCGAGGAGGAGAAGCTCGAGATCGCGCGCCGGCACCTGATCCCGAAGCAGCTCGCGGAGAACGGTCTCCGGGAGGAGAACCTCCGTTTTGGCGACGACGCCCTGGTGCACATCATCCGCGCCCACACGCGCGAGGCGGGGCTGCGCAACCTCGAGCGCGAGATCGGGCGCGTGTGCCGGAAGGTCGCGCGCGGCATCACCGAAGGGCGCACCGAGCCGGTCGTGTGCACCGCCGAGAAGGTGCGCGAGTACCTCGGCCCCGACAAGTTCTTCTCCGAGGTCGCCGAGCGCACCGAGGAGCCCGGCGTGGCGGTCGGCCTCGCCTGGACGCCGAACGGCGGCGACATCCTCTTCATCGAATCGACCCGCATGTCGGGCAGGAAGAACCTGACGCTCACCGGCCACCTCGGCGAGGTCATGAAGGAGTCGGCGCAGGCGGCACTCAGCTACGTGCGCGCGCGCGCGAACCGCCTCGGCATCGCGCCCGACTTCTTCGAGAACACCGACATCCACATCCACGTCCCGCACGGCGCCATCCCGAAGGACGGGCCGTCGGCCGGCGTCACCATCGTCACCTCGCTCGCCTCGCTCCTGACGGGTCGGCACGTACGCCCAAACGTGGCCATGACGGGCGAGATCACGCTGCGCGGCAAGGTCGAGCCGGTGGGCGGCGTCAAGGAGAAGGTGCTGGCCGCCAAGCGCGCCGGCATCGAGACCGTCATCCTCCCGCGGCGCAACGAGAAGGATCTGGAGGACGTGCCCGAGCCGGTGCGGCGCGCCATGCGCTTCGTCTTCGTCGACAGGGTGGAGGAAGTGCTCGACCACGCGCTCGAGCCGGCGCAGGGCGAGCGCGAGCAGCGCGCCGCCACGGCCTGA